A window of the Falco rusticolus isolate bFalRus1 chromosome 1, bFalRus1.pri, whole genome shotgun sequence genome harbors these coding sequences:
- the SOCS3 gene encoding suppressor of cytokine signaling 3, producing the protein MVTHSKFPAAGMSRPLDTSLRLKTFSSKSEYQLVVNTVRKLQESGFYWSTVTGGEANLLLSTEPAGTFLIRDSSDQRHFFTLSVKTESGTKNLRIQCEGGSFSLQSDPRSSQPVPRFDCVLKLVHHYMPPAPCAVPEQPGGGLHPKRTYYIYSGGEKIPLVLSRPLSSSVSTLQHLCRKTVNGHLDSYEKMTQLPAPIKEFLDQYDAPL; encoded by the coding sequence ATGGTCACCCACAGCAAGTTCCCCGCCGCCGGGATGAGCCGCCCCCTCGACACCAGCCTGCGCCTCAAGACGTTCAGCTCCAAGAGCGAGTACCAGCTGGTGGTGAACACTGTGCGCAAGCTGCAGGAGAGCGGTTTCTACTGGAGCACGGTGACGGGCGGTGAGGCCAACCTGCTGCTGAGCACCGAGCCGGCCGGCACCTTCCTCATCAGGGACAGCTCGGACCAGCGGCACTTCTTCACCCTCAGCGTCAAGACAGAGTCTGGCACCAAGAACCTGCGCATCCAGTGCGAGGGAGGCAGCTTCTCCTTGCAGAGCGACCCTCGCAGCAGCCAGCCCGTGCCCCGCTTCGACTGCGTGCTCAAGCTGGTACATCACTACATGCCACCCGCACCCTGTGCAGTCCCCGAGCAGCCAGGGGGGGGCCTGCACCCCAAGCGCACCTACTACATCTACTCGGGTGGTGAGAAGATCCCCTTGGTGTTGAGCCGCCCGCTCTCCTCCAGCGTCTCcaccctccagcacctctgccgCAAGACTGTCAACGGGCACCTGGACTCCTACGAGAAGATGACTCAGCTGCCGGCTCCCATTAAGGAGTTCCTGGACCAGTACGATGCCCCTCTCTAA